Part of the Chloroflexota bacterium genome, CCGCCGTCGAAGCCGCTGAGTGGGTCAAGCGCATGGTGCAGAAGCAGCGCGGCGGCAGCGCGCCCCCGCTGGCGGATCGTCCGCGCGAGCCGCTTTCGGTGGCGGACTGGCTCACCGAGAAGCACGTCTGCTGCGTGAACGGCGCTGACTGGATCGCGGTGCTGGGGCAGTCTGCGCCGCAGATGAGCGTCGCCGTCTTCGAGCTGCCGCGCAACGAGGCGAATCCGGCCTCCGACGGCCGCTCCCCGAGCTACGGCGGCTGGATGCTCTCCCTGCTGGCGGCGGCTCGCAACCGCGAGGCTGCCTGGACGTGGCTCGCCTACCTCGGAGCGAGCGACGCGGCGGACCGGCTGGCGCAGGCCCAGGGACGGCCGTCGCCACGTGCCCCGACCACGGCCTACGACGTGCGCGAGTCTGAGTCTGGCGGGCCGTTCGGGCAGTTCGAGCGCGTCGTGGCGGCCAGCCGTGCCCACAGCGCACTGATGCCCCGGCTGCCCATCGCCGCCGAGCTGGAAGAGATCGGGCAGGCCGCGCTGCAAGAGATCGTGTCGAGGAGCGAGGCCGCCGGTCCACGCCTCGATGCGGCGACACGCTCCGCCCAGCAACGACTGGATGAGTGGCAGGCCCGCCGGCAGGCGGAGCGAAGCTCGCCGGCGGTCGCTGCGCGTTAGATCTCGATCTTTGCCCGCGACATCCCGGCTTCGAGATCCCAGTCACGGCACCCGGCGTAGGCGCCGTTGTCGTCGAACAGCTCGCCGTGCTCGCGGATGGTCATGCGGGTGCAGCTGGCGGCTGCGTAGTGGAACTGCAAGGCTCGCCGACGGTCGCCGCTGACGTTCGGCGGCGTGCCGTGGTGAATCAGGCCTGAGAAGAACAGGGCGCCGCCCGGCTTGAGCGGGACGACCACCGCCTTGCTCACATCAACGCTGCCGTCCTTCATCTGACAGTCGCGCACGTGGTAGTGCTGCGCCGGCCCGGCTGTGTGACTGCCCGGGACAACCTGCATGCAGCCGTTGTCGACGGTCGCTTCGTCCAGCGCGATCCACACGCCGATGACGCCGCCGAGCGGGGTGTAGTCGAAGTAGGCCGTATCCTGGTGCCAGGGCTTCTCCGCGCCGTGGAACGGCGGCTTCAGCAGGGCCATGTCCTGGATCATCCGGTGCCCCGACCCGATGAGCTGATCCAACAGCGGG contains:
- a CDS encoding phytanoyl-CoA dioxygenase family protein, which encodes MLPSFLAALVTIAGACHRFDEERRQMTATAKKVYDGLTEHVTPDEDRERIRRTLYRTDDSALGSILPAFEDRWTEAEIERYHRDGYLAMDGLLTSDEVETAKLALADIAYRRVWNEKVGIQEEPYFRAGGSDERIDDPELRIRKLWMFCQADARLAGLAASPRLIPLLDQLIGSGHRMIQDMALLKPPFHGAEKPWHQDTAYFDYTPLGGVIGVWIALDEATVDNGCMQVVPGSHTAGPAQHYHVRDCQMKDGSVDVSKAVVVPLKPGGALFFSGLIHHGTPPNVSGDRRRALQFHYAAASCTRMTIREHGELFDDNGAYAGCRDWDLEAGMSRAKIEI